From a region of the Thermomicrobium roseum DSM 5159 genome:
- a CDS encoding dipeptidase produces the protein MGRRKPSLTPEEARALHHEALVIDSQQPPITSGALFTPRMQQLVSEYARLGRTRAEIQPLLEAMIVRELRDSAEARESYLNLWRRAGVTVACGTFSGPGPISQAFEQAVRRIANAHAIVDLLTDHLVLVREAADIERAHREGKHGIVIDFQDTLAFGDDLDRIELFHNLGLRMVQLTYNLQNLVGDGCTERYQGGLTTFGLEVVRRLNDLRILVDISHCSEQVGWDALAVSTAPVVVSHSAAKALSGHPRAKSDELARAVAERGGYFGVVVVPGFLSAHPHVTLENFVRHVEHMVDVCGIDQVGIGTDKMGPPSSRTGSLIEYPPEMPATLPGSFDWTGFRLEEHRLTPDYQIEGYETFADWPNLTVALAQAGFTEEELRKLLGLNFLRVFREVVG, from the coding sequence ATGGGACGGCGGAAACCGAGCCTGACGCCGGAGGAAGCCCGCGCCCTGCACCATGAAGCGCTCGTCATCGACTCGCAACAGCCGCCGATCACGAGCGGTGCGCTCTTCACCCCCCGCATGCAGCAACTCGTCAGCGAATACGCGCGGCTCGGTCGCACGCGTGCCGAAATCCAGCCGCTGCTCGAAGCGATGATCGTTCGCGAACTCCGCGATTCGGCAGAGGCACGCGAGTCGTACCTGAACCTCTGGCGACGAGCTGGCGTCACGGTCGCCTGCGGCACGTTCTCCGGCCCTGGACCGATCAGTCAGGCCTTCGAGCAAGCCGTCCGGCGTATCGCGAACGCCCACGCAATCGTCGACCTCCTCACGGACCATCTCGTGCTCGTCCGCGAAGCCGCGGATATCGAGCGGGCGCACCGCGAAGGCAAGCACGGGATCGTGATCGATTTCCAAGACACACTCGCGTTCGGCGACGATCTCGATCGCATCGAGTTGTTCCATAACCTGGGTCTGCGCATGGTCCAGCTGACGTACAACCTCCAGAACCTGGTCGGTGACGGCTGCACCGAGCGTTATCAGGGCGGACTGACGACCTTCGGCCTCGAGGTCGTCCGCCGGCTGAACGACCTCCGGATTCTCGTCGATATCAGTCACTGTAGCGAGCAGGTGGGGTGGGACGCTCTCGCCGTCTCCACGGCACCCGTCGTCGTGTCCCACTCCGCAGCCAAGGCGTTGTCCGGCCACCCTCGTGCCAAATCGGACGAACTCGCCCGTGCTGTCGCCGAGCGCGGGGGATACTTCGGCGTCGTCGTCGTACCGGGCTTTCTCAGCGCGCATCCCCACGTCACGTTGGAGAACTTCGTGCGGCATGTCGAGCACATGGTCGATGTCTGTGGTATCGATCAGGTCGGTATCGGAACGGACAAGATGGGACCACCGAGTTCCCGGACTGGATCGCTCATCGAGTACCCGCCCGAAATGCCAGCGACATTACCAGGAAGCTTCGACTGGACAGGTTTCCGACTCGAGGAGCACCGCTTGACTCCCGACTATCAGATCGAGGGCTACGAAACATTCGCCGATTGGCCGAACCTGACCGTCGCGCTCGCCCAAGCGGGCTTCACCGAAGAGGAACTCCGCAAGCTGCTCGGGCTCAACTTCTTGCGCGTTTTCCGCGAGGTCGTCGGCTGA